The stretch of DNA ATTAATTTAATATCGTAAACCCTTCCGAAGCCATTGTTGCTTCCACTTCAGCCAAATTATTGTACTGATCTCCGCCATAACTATTCTTAGGCTTTAAATTTTCATAAGAAACGATGTTTTTATTTTTGTCAAGAACAATGTTACCTATTCCGATTGCTTCAAAACTTTCGCCTGCAAAAAATCCAGTTGTAGTTTTTTGAATGAAATATTTGATTTCCAAGTTTCCATCTTCGTTTTTCTTATAATATATATTTGATAAATTAAAGTTATTGTATTTGTCTGCTTCCACTTTCTTTTCAAGTTCTTTTTGTGCCACTTTTGTTACATAATTTTTCAAGTCTTTTACTTGATTTACTTCTGTGGCGTATTCTGGAAGCCCTTCAACTTTTACTTTGAATTTTGTGTTTTTTGTACGGATTTTCATACGTTTTGCTGTTTCCTTGTCGTATTCTACCGTAACGTCTACTACATCCCCATTTTTTAGCCCTTCTGCCTGAGAAAATACAAAATTAACTTGTCCAGATTCTGCAAATTCATCAGTTTTGCTTGGCTTTTTACCAGTTCCTGCAATTTTTTCCAGTGGAGAATTAGGATTTACAACTGTTGTCGCCACAGCTTTTCCTGAAACTCCGTCAATTTGGACTGTATAGTATTTGCTTGCATCAAAAGTATTTAAGAATATAAAGTTTGCACATATATAATATATTGCAATTAATCCGACAGCTCCCAATCCGATGGCTTTATATTTTTTCTTTTTTTCAGGATCCAATGCGTTTATTTTTTCTATTCCTGTATTAATCTCAGATTTTATATCGTCAGTTTCTATATTTTTCCCTTTAAAAACAAAGAGATAATTGGTTACCGCTGAACCTAGAGCTGCTATAAATGTTCCAACTATCGAAATTTTTACCAGCCCAAAATTTGGTGCTGAGCCTGTCAATGCTCCAAATGCACCTGAAATTGAAGTAAGAGCCTTTATAACGCCATTTACTGAATACATTTCCAGCAGTCCAAAAATTATTAGTCCGCCAATAAAGTAATAATTCAGATTTTTTAATTTCTGAATATTATTTTCCTTTTTTGCTTTCAGGTAAATCAGTACAGAAACAGCAATTATGGCAATCATAATTAAGTTCATTATCCCCTGCATCGTTTTTGCCTGCGACAAAAATCCCATTCCCTCTCCAAGAGTTTTTACTCCCGAATTAAACATACCTTCCAAACTTCCTGAACTGGCATTATCCGCAAAATCCTTTGCATTGGAATTTAATCCGTTTGCTTTTATTCCGCCGTAAAGTAGCATAGCCGACACGACAACGCTTAACCAGAATATTATTTTCAAGAAAAGTTTATTTTCAGCATTATCTTTTGCCATAAGATTATCCAAAAATCCCTTTTGTAAATTATTATTAAAATTACTTGCAGGATTATTTGCAACTGAAATATTTTCATTTCCTTGAATATCATTTTGAACATTATTTATATTATTTTCAACATTTTTATTATTAACTGTATTGGCAAAATTATCAGTGTTGTTTCTAACAGACACATTGTTAGCCGCACTAGCTGCATTACCAGTCTTATCAAATACAATGGGATAATTTTTTAACAATGTCATCAAAGAAAAAACAAGACATCCTAAAATTCCAACCAGATATAAAACTATAATCAGATTTCCAAATATATCCGCAATTCCCAATTTTCCAAGTATAACCAAAATAATTATTCCAGATTGGCAGATTGCCAGCCTAAACGGATTTGCATAATTCGGAAGTTTCATTTTTCCTATAACATTTGATTGTAACGCATCACTTCTTATTTTAAATACGGCAACAATATTTATTATATTTGCAACTCCAAACACAATAAGGACAATAATTATCAAGCCTAGCGAATTATATGCCCCCTGTGCTTCCCCCAGCAATCCGCCAAGATTTCCACCACCAATCTGTCCAAAAATACTGAACATTTTCACAAGTACAAATGCCAGCACTCCAAAAATTATTGCACTTAGCCAGAACAGCAGTTTTATTTCCCCAACTTGTATTAAACTGCCTGTCTTCTGATTATTTATGTTGTTTCCTACAGAATTATTTGCATTGTTCTCTGTATCATTTATATTTTTATTATTATCCATTTTTCCTCCTAAATATAGTAAAATTATTTTAAAATTTGAATTGAAAAGCTACGACTATTCTTTTTCTTTCAATATAAGAACAAATCTTTTTTCTTCCGGGCTTAATATTTCATCACTGTCATATATGCCCCTATACCAGCTTTTTTGTGAAAAATAACTTGCATATTTCGGATTTTTAAATTTATACCCTTTTTTAGCAAACATTGTATTTCTTATATATCCTATCTTTTCTTTGGAAAAAGTATTCAATATCGCTGTATTATTTTTGTGCATTACTTCATCGTATACTCTGTCCAAAAGTTCCAAGTCGCTGTCTTGTCCAGTTGGAGCAGGTTGAGGCTGTGTCGCTGTATTTACAGGAGCTGGAGCAGGTTGTGGAGTTACAGCGGCATTTTGTGGCATTTGAGATGCTGCAACCGAAGCATCAAGCAGTTCTCCAAACATTCTCATTCCATTGCTAAATTCCATATTAATATCAGCAAGTTCCCGTATTTCAGACAATACTTCGCTTTTATCACTCTTAGAATCCATTTTATATTTTTTCTCAAGAATTTTTCCTTGCGTTATATCATAAATATACTTAACCTTGTAATTTCCGCCATTTTCGGAAATTATTGAACTTATTGACTGCACATTTTCCTCTTCCACATCCGCATTCAGATTATCAAAAATTTTCCCATTTATCTCCATTCTTCCAGTCGCATTCTCAAGATTTATAAAATACGAATTTTTTCCATACTTTGTACTAACTGTGGCAGGAGTCTTTTTTGACATATATGAATTTGAATTAGAATCAGCAGTCAAACCAATTTCAGTAGTTATACCATTTTCTGTTACAGAAAAACTAACCAGATTTCCTTGCTTATAAACTTCAGTTCTCTTTATTCCACTTAACTTATAGTTTATTTCTGCTTCCCCTTCAATTTTCCCATTACTTACGTAAATATACCCACTTTTAACGTTATTATCAAATATAACTTTACCATTAAAAATATTCCCCTGATAATAAATAAAATCATTCTCTATTTTAAAGTCCGCCTGATTTAACGCAACCGTCGGCCCTTGCGGATTTTGTATTTTTTCCTGTTTAACTGTGCTGGCAGTTGCAGAATTTTTACCATTTCCAGTTTCATCTTTCTTATTGCCGCAAGATATTATAAAAGCAAGCATAAGAATTGCTACTCCTAATTTTTTCATAAAGTTTTACACTTCCTTTCTGAATATTTGTATTTTAATAATATTGTTCCTAACTATTTATGATATGTCTCTAATTTATAAAAACCATAATTTAAAAATAATTTATCTTACTTAATTACAGGATTTTTAAAAAATTCCCTTATTTCTTTTGGATTCCTGTTAGATTCAAATTCTTTAGAAACTTCCAAGTTTTCAACAAAACTTAACTTGCTTTCAGAAGGAACCTTGCAATTAGTCTTGTAGTATTTCACAAGAAAATCGTTGTCATTTAATTCAGTATATTTCTTTGCAGTTTTCTTGGCATCTCTGGATATTTTTAATAAATATGAGCCTATAATATCTGTAACAGGATCATCTTTAAATATACGATAGTGAACAAATAACATTCCTATTGAAGAACAGTAAGGCTTGCTCCCGAAAAGTTCAACAGTTCCCTTATAAAATTCTTCAGTTAATCCTTTCATTTTGAAATCCTTCAATGTCTGGAAAAAGTAGTCTCTATTCTCAACATTCACTTTATAAGTTCCATCCTGCAAAATAAATCCTGAAAATTTGTCCACTTTATTTGAAGTTACAATCTCATCATTTCTATAAACTCCATCCCGAATCAATCTTCCTTTATTGTTATAAACTTGAAATGCCCCATTTTTAGTAAATATAATTGATACAACTAAAACACGTCCTTCATTTTTTTCTCTATATGAAGCCTCAACTTTTTCTACAGTTTCAATATTTCCTTCTCTTTTATGATATGTCATTATTCCATTATATCCAGAAGTTTGAGTATATGTAAAATCTAAACTTCCGTCATGTTTATATTTCTTTAAAAGTAGTATTATGTCATCTTTATAAATTCTTGCTGATTGTAGTTGCCCATCATCATAGTATGACTTTCCTTCCCCTTCATATTTTTCATTCTTGATTTCATTTTCCAAATAAACTTGTCCATTATCATAGTAAACATAACTTTTTCCATTCTGTTTTCCATTTTTATAAAAGTAAACTCCTATTATCTTTCCTTTGTGATTAGCAATTCCAACTCCAGCAAAATTTGTACTAGGATTAATTACTTCTCCATTTTTGCTTATCTGAAGATTTGTTATAGCATTTACATCAATATATTTAAGTTTATTATAATTACTCAATCTTGAAAGTCCCTTTACCGTTCCCAATTTTACTCCAAATGAAATCGTGCTTATCATAAGAGCTGCTACTAACATCATTACTTTTCCTAGATAATTTTGCACTTTTGAATTTTTTTCAAAAAAATAACATCTCATTTTAGTACCTCCTATTTTTATTAAAATTATTTTATTACAAAATTTTAAATTATATTAAAGTTTAGTAAAACAAAAGCTGTTTTCAAATTTGATTTTTAGTTTTTTCGCTTAATATCTTCAAACATCAAATTATTTTTTTAGTTAAAAAATACTCATTTTTCCTATAATATTTACAATTTATCATGATAACTCCAATATTTATCAAATTAAATCATAATATAATTTTCATAATAAAATTTAATGAATTATATCACACCATTCTAACAATACCCTTTCATTTTTTTTTTTTTGATTAGAACATTTAATTTTTATTAAAATAATTGTTGAAATATTGTAATACACCCTGATAAAATAACTTTAAAATTATGCAAAAAATATGTTGACAATAATTATAAAATATAGTAAACTATATATGAATAGATGTTCATATGTTTAAATAAAACAAAATTGATAAATAAAAAAAACGGAGGTTAGGCTCATGAAAACTAATGAATGTACGCTGTTTATTGAAGGGGTAGACTGCCCTAACTGTGCTGCTAAGATCGAACGTAAATTAAATACGCTGGAGAGAATTAAGGCGGCTACTGTTGATTTTCTTGGGAAAAGGGTTATTGTGGAGTCTGAGAATTTTTCACAGGATGAGCTGGCAGAATTTATTCAGGCTGAAGTGAATAAAATTGAGAACGGAGTAAAGATTTCTACCAAAAAACTTCATGCTCACAGCCATAGCCATTCACATGCCCATGCCCACTCCCATGATCACAGCCACTCTCACGCTCATGGAGAAGAAGATACTGATAAGATTAAGAAAAAATTGTTAATTGGCGGAATTTTATTTGTTTTAGGAATTTTTATTCCAAAACCTTTATTTATTCCTAAATTTGCTGTTTTTTTAGTAAGTTATTTAATAATTGGTGGCGATGTATTGCTTTCTGCATTAAAAAATATTTTAAAAGGACAAGTTTTTGATGAAAACTTTTTGATGGCAATTGCAACAGTTGGAGCATTTGCTATTGGAGAATATCCCGAAGGTGTGGCTGTTATGCTGTTTTATCAGCTTGGAGAACTGTTTCAAGGCATCGCAGTTAATAATTCGAGAAAATCTATTA from Leptotrichia trevisanii DSM 22070 encodes:
- a CDS encoding YARHG domain-containing protein, with the protein product MKKLGVAILMLAFIISCGNKKDETGNGKNSATASTVKQEKIQNPQGPTVALNQADFKIENDFIYYQGNIFNGKVIFDNNVKSGYIYVSNGKIEGEAEINYKLSGIKRTEVYKQGNLVSFSVTENGITTEIGLTADSNSNSYMSKKTPATVSTKYGKNSYFINLENATGRMEINGKIFDNLNADVEEENVQSISSIISENGGNYKVKYIYDITQGKILEKKYKMDSKSDKSEVLSEIRELADINMEFSNGMRMFGELLDASVAASQMPQNAAVTPQPAPAPVNTATQPQPAPTGQDSDLELLDRVYDEVMHKNNTAILNTFSKEKIGYIRNTMFAKKGYKFKNPKYASYFSQKSWYRGIYDSDEILSPEEKRFVLILKEKE
- a CDS encoding toxin-antitoxin system YwqK family antitoxin is translated as MRCYFFEKNSKVQNYLGKVMMLVAALMISTISFGVKLGTVKGLSRLSNYNKLKYIDVNAITNLQISKNGEVINPSTNFAGVGIANHKGKIIGVYFYKNGKQNGKSYVYYDNGQVYLENEIKNEKYEGEGKSYYDDGQLQSARIYKDDIILLLKKYKHDGSLDFTYTQTSGYNGIMTYHKREGNIETVEKVEASYREKNEGRVLVVSIIFTKNGAFQVYNNKGRLIRDGVYRNDEIVTSNKVDKFSGFILQDGTYKVNVENRDYFFQTLKDFKMKGLTEEFYKGTVELFGSKPYCSSIGMLFVHYRIFKDDPVTDIIGSYLLKISRDAKKTAKKYTELNDNDFLVKYYKTNCKVPSESKLSFVENLEVSKEFESNRNPKEIREFFKNPVIK